Sequence from the Cucurbita pepo subsp. pepo cultivar mu-cu-16 chromosome LG02, ASM280686v2, whole genome shotgun sequence genome:
aaagatagTTATCACATTGAATAAGTTATCTTTTATCATAGGatgactttctttttctaaaaaaaacaatattagcATATGTTTAACTTTGATAAATTATGTGGTTGGGGTATATATTCCcttgtaaatttttattagagaattaaaaaagttaattaaaaatattttaatatttttaatttactttttaaaaatatattaatatattcatgacactttttctttttgaacgtgaaatatatgaaaatttagacCCGTTACTCACCAAACATTTGtttaaagagagagagaatgtgGTGtgcaaaataaaagaaattcgCACATTAGTGTGGCATATGTTACACCAGCTCCCGTGCTTAAAGTTAGCTAGGAAGAATTTAGTATATCATGGATTTTAAGAATTAGAAAAGGGTTCGGGAAGTAGGAAGAAAAGTGTTCATACACCTTTCCATGAGGGTTTCATTTTGATTCCTTTTAGAGTTCAGACAAAAGAGGACCAAGATCACACGAACTAGGAAATCGTAAAAGCATGCCTCATACGAGGCATACCAAGAATGTGACTTCGACCCGAGTTTCTCTTCATTCTTTTAATTGTTGGCCTAAGTCCCTTCATATTTAGTCTATTTTACTCTGTGCTcggtttcttttttaatttaatttcatctttgatatatacatatgttttttttttttttttttagaaatatatacatattatcCCAAACAAATGTATACCAAGTGTATAGGAAGACATTCATAATAAGCAATTCATGATAGTAGTGATGAACAAACctaccaaatatatatttgttcatAGCTAAATTTACTATCACAATTtctgaaaaaataaaacaattgaGAACATAAGAtttggaacaaaatatttaacgaCTGAAATGACATTAATAAGATAATTTAGGAAAGTCAAAATAAGATATCAACCATAATTATACAACATCTACACTTACTAGGTTTGGGGTAAAGGTAAGGATATTCTAGTGGTTGTCGGGATCTATAACATGTAAGAGCGgagattcaaatatttatcacTTTGGTTGAAATATGTATTAATCAATTGAATTATACTCAGATCGACCAATTTTGAATATAGTAACACATCACTCTCAAGATTCCCATCATTCGGCCAATTCTACAGTTCTTAATCTCGACACGACCCAGAAATGGCTTTCTAAAGCTTCATccccttatttatttactctttTGAAGTCACTCTACATTGCAGCAACATCTTCTTACAGCAAACTTACACAGCCATTTACAATAACACTAATATTTCATGGTTTCAACCGTTTTCAGAGGGggccaaaagggaaaaaaaggattgtatatttgatatttgtacATAACTTATTAGTTTTATTCGGTTAGTTTAGACAGCAAAAACAGGCTACCAGAGGACAGGAATACTGAAGCAGCTAAGCAAAGCAAATCACCTGGAGATTGTATAGCCGCCTTTTTACTCTTGTCAAAGAACCCGATTAGAAGCAGCATCACTATGACATGCCCGAGCTTCGTTTTCAGCTCGTTAACCGTCGTTATGTTCATCCATTTTGGTCGTTCCTacaaaaataccatttaaCATAATCGAATATGAGCTAATCTATACGCGTTTCGGTGAATAAACAATGTTAAAAAAACCACCTTTCATCCGTATGTTACATTAAAGTAACAATTTAGCCCTAAACTTTATTAGGCAACAATTTATTCTCTACCATATAAATCGGGTAACaattctattataaaaattaaaagaactcATTATACGAATTTTCACCACGGACTAAGTCATGAAAAAGTTTAAACGAAAAGAATTAATTCATTACATACTAAAGTTCAAAGACCGAAGACCGAAGTGTTGAGATCGACTCACCTTTAAAGTGAACAAGCCAAATAAATTGGACCTATGCTCAATGTTTCTCTTTGACAAAGTCCGTTCAGTTCCAAGATGGCTGATAAACAGCTCATAGAGACCCGTCCCAAAGACGAGCATCACAGTTCCTAAGAGATACACATCTGCATACCATTTGAAGCAAAAAAGATTCAAAGATTCAAAGATAAACAGTTCTCAACATAAACTTGGCATCagatcaaatttcttttctacaAAGATTCGAAGATATTTTTTCACAACAAAATGATGaacattgaaaaaaagatTCGACCGGATAGAAAATCGAGACAAAGATATTAATTCGAGAGTAATTCACGGTAAGTACCGATAGCCTCAACCAGCAACATTATTACTTTTCCACGATTTACAAAATATTCTGAGAACGATGCTGCTACATGAACACACCCCTGCATTTCAGTCATGTAgtataaaattagaatatcaAGAAAGGCAGAGCagatatcatttatttaatgaaaatcaaaactaaaggAACATCCATCAGCTTGTGGTGCTCATGGTTATTCAAGTACACCaatcttgtgagatcccacataagttgggaaagagaacgaagtattctttataagggtgtggaaacctctccttagcagacgcgttttagaaactttgagagagagctgaaataggacaatatctgctagtagtagacttgggctgttacaaattttcTGGAACTTAAAAGGCGAGTATACCATTTATTCTCCAACCAGGGCCCAATAATACAgaatcttgaaaaaaaatctcaattcATAAATTCCCAACAGttctaaatcattaaaaagaaaaagattatcctcaacaatattattaatcaacactttcatttataaatttgtaagtGAAACCAAGTGTATCTTAAAATAACAGCCTCATACAAAGAGCAAAGCTAAACAAGTCAGACTTATTGAAATGATGTCCACCTAACCATGCACAATCCTTACTCGTTATAACGAAATTTAAGAGGAATAACAAGGGCACAGTTTAAAGCACTGACATAACAAACCAAAGTCTTAAAAGCATGTTGGTCTGGCAAAACAAGTTGAAATGTTGACCACCTAAtcgttaggaatcacggaccttcacaatagtatgatattgtccactttgagcataagctctcatggctttgcttttggtttccccaaaaagcctcatactaatggagatgtactctttacttataaatccatgatcaacccctaaattagccgatgtgggacaactctcccaacaatcctcaacacttACCACATATCCGGAATTCATTATTAACGAAGTTCTTCTGTAGTAAGACAAAGTACCTTAAAATAACGGCCTCATACAATCCTTACTCTGTACTAGGAAATATAAGGAGATGAAATAAGAAGGGCACAGCTAAAAGCACTAACAGAACAAATTAAAGCCTAAAAACACGTCGGTATGGCAAAACAAGTCAAACTTATTGAAACGATGACCACCCATGACCCAACCACATATCCAGAATTTGTACCTATTACCACAACAGAACTTTAAACTATGGCAATCTCCATACTGTCAGacttaaaaggaaaaaattccAACTCAACTACGTCCATTCCCACCCTATCCGTCTCTTTCTCCCTCATCCCACTAATTCAGGACTTAATTTGAAAGTCATATTTCGACCCGGACGTTTTCGGGATGCTCCTAATAACCAACTAATGACAAGTGTTTTTCGTTGGGGAGATCCTATTTCAACGGGAATGGAAGTCAGAAAGGAAGGACGCATACAATCGTCAACAATTCAGTTGGAAAGAGATATTCGCAAATGTCAATTCGTCTAGGTTAGCTATATCCTTAGTTCACTGCACTCAATGGAATTTCAAGGAGCTCTGCTACCATCATATCTTTGTAAAGCAGACCAAATTTGTCAACTGAATCGTATTCTTAAAACGAAGAAAGTGTAGTAAGCAATTGAACTAAATAGAATGAAGATCTCATAACACACACAAACAAGACGCAAATCCTGGCATGTGACAACAGAATTATGTGTTAGAGAGCTGGAACTTAATCATCGTACCTTGATGAAACAGAGTATAGACCCAACCAAAGATCCAAAGACGCCCAAAAATGCCATAAATCGGCATCGATAAATGGCCTGAAATCccatgaaaaaatatattgtcaAACTACAAAGCTACTACTGAATTAACACCCATATAAAAATTAGACATGCACAACCTTTTCCAGGTCCTCCTCTATGATACCCGACTTTTCCAGTACCGACGTGCGGGATGCCATGCCAACATCGGATTGGATTGAAGGAGCAGAAGCAGCAGGAACATGAGGTCCTGAGCTGGCGGTTGCAAAGGCAGGAAATCTACGGCCACAACCGATAAGGTGGGTTTTATACCCAATAAAGCTATTGAATTTTGGATAAGATTGCAGGTACTGGTGGTAAGCTTGGATGATCATCGTGGAAGGTCCGACAGTGGTGGTTAGAGTTCTGGAAGGGCCACTAATCAACGGTGGAGATGGTTGCATGGTGGCAGCCGGAGATGGAAGGGGAGAGGAAGGTTTCAAACATCAAAGAAGATTGCCATACAGCGGCGCCAGCCACTGAGGTCCGAGGAAATGGGAGTTGAGAAAGGTACGGATCATATGACTTAAGGGATAGGGGCCGAAGTTATGGGCCGAATTTAAAGTTGGATACTCCATGATTAGTTCGTTCTCTGTTTCATCACGGCACGTTGATATTGCCCGCGCTGAGGGAAgcgatttttctttttcttttttccctcttttttctgaataaatttttatttcttcactACTTTCCACACAAATAACAACGAATAAAAATGGTCTAATTATCTTAATTAAGGAATTTTACCATTagaatgtattttttatattgtaattaaatattaagaattatATGTTCTTGTAAAGATTCAAACCACTAATTTACTTGGagattttgaataattgtTGCTAGATTTAGCTTTGGATGATAATAGCagaaatagatttaaaatcagaaaaaaaagCTTCAAGAAAGGGCGTGGAATGGGAcgtttttttcaatgaaataaAAGGTGGCAAAACGACCTGCCACGTCAAAACTGCTTCAATATTTGCTTCGACGTGGCAGGTCGCGCGAATTGGGCTTCGTCGCAGACGACAAAATACCATCATTTTCGCGGTTCCTTCTACAACACGTGTAACCTACTCTCCTAAGCTTCCAGGAAACGCTCTGCCAGCCGACNCCCCCCCGCATCCGTCgtcactttattttttattttaaaaaacttccTACTAACCCACATATGTAGAAACGTacctatattttttatttataaattcagaatttctaaattataaattcaggATGGTTTCCTAATTAACTAATAGTCAATGTGAAAGTTCTAAGATCGATGGTTGGGAGGAGTCCGGTATAGGCCAATAAATAATCATAGAAttataataagaaatatatctccattTATAGGAAGACTTTTGGAAGAGTCCAACTAATAAATGATGTACTTTATTCGAAGACTCTAGAAAAGGAATCAAGTCTCGATTGAGGAGAGAATGTTCGAGAGCTCTACAAGCCTTACTTTATCtgaggagaggattgttgagaattgttaggttttataaacaagaaatacatctccattgatatgagaccgttcaaattggacaatatcatagcattttaagaattttaagaGTAATGAATTCCTAACTATTAGGAGCTTTTCCTCATGATGTGCTTGATCGAAAATTCTGTATCGCTACCCTCTCTTCCATTCTAATGATAACCACCAATACTGTACATCCATTCTCGGTATCATTAGTGATTATTTTGAGGCAAGCAAGATTACCACTTCTGCATGAATCATTTTGACCTCTACAATTTCACCTACCTTACCTTAAcagattctttttcttttcttttcttttcttttcttttttttaactattacATGCTCTTGCCCCATCTTTTTGACTTAGTCAAAGAAGGTAGCGGTAAAGTGCGatgaaattattgttaaagTTTACGTCTCATActacattgattagagaaggaaacgaggcgttacttataagggtgtagaaatttCTACCTAATAAATCCGTTTCAAaatcttaaggggaagcctaaaaagaaaagcccacatatgacaatatttgctaatggGGCTTGAGCtcttataaatgatatcagagtcaaacatcgaccgatgtgccaatgaggacatTGGACCCCAAAaaagtagattgtgagatttcacattggttgaagagaggaacgaagcattacttataagggtgtggaaatctcttcctagtagacgtcTTGTaatggtgtgaaaatctctccttataGACAattcgaaagaaaaagtccaagAAAGAcaatttaaatcatttaaatggaaagaatCGTCTGATATTTAAAAGCTATTACCTGTTGTAGCATTCAGATGTCCTTCCATTCTCCTGAAAGCTGCGAGGCTTTATATTTAAGATAAATCCTCTGTGTCTGCATTCCAATTGGTGGTAACGGGCAATAAGAGGAACAGCTAGAAAATTACAGTATAAGTTAGGTATTTTACCTTCTAAAGCAAAGTAtgtaaaaaagagagaaattcaGTTGAAATAATAGGTCCAATTATTATGTATCATTCAAGTAATGAAACaagttacttttaaaaataccaaTGATAATTAAACGTACAAAGAAGTCATCTAGATTAATGTGAAAATGGATCTCTGAAAATCTTaggaccaaaaaaaaaaaaaatgaaaatagctTCAAATGATTCCACTCacagaaaaaatcaaatatatgtACGTTTAAAATAGGTATTTCTACGCCTTTATtggaaaatttggaaaacagTCCTGGCACAAACAACTTTTTGGTTCCTAAGCTCTGTATATAGTCATTAATTCCtgagtttcaaaattttagattctTACCTTCAGTTTTGAGTTATAGTTTCCATTTAGTTCTTGGTTTTagaattttacatttttatccGTATGTTTTTCACTATGAATACTTACTTTTAATCCTAAGTTTTAATGCTTGTTTGAATTAGTTCATAGAAAATGAATGTAAATGACCAAAAGTGAGCATCAATGAGAACTTTTGAGTAAAGGTGTACaacttgaaatataaaatactaaATCCACTTTGAGAttggcctcgtaccaatggagatagtatttcaCACTTAtaaacctccccttaatcgaggctcgactcctttctttggagccctcaaacaaagaaCACCCTTctttcgacatttgaggattttattgacatgactaagtttagggcatgactctggtACCAGGCTCTTATACCATGCTAAGAATCACGGATctacacaatggtatgatattgtccaatttgagcataaactctcctGGCTTTATTTTAGGCTTCCCCagaaggtctcataccaatggagatagtattccatacttataaacccatgattttCCACTCatcaacgtgggactcactcccaataatcctaaACAAGTTTTGAAATCTAAGGACCAAATAAGAACTAAATgcaaattcaaacataaaaatgtatattgaAAAACTATACTCAATAATTTTTCCTAAAATGTATCATAGCAAAGAAAAGGTTATGACTACGGTTCTTAAAAACAGaagtacaaaaataaaataaaatttgatactATATGTTTCCGATCTAATCAGTATAGTTGATTTTAGCATTAATAAGGATCCAATAAATAATTCTGCAGATATAATTGAAGGAAACCATCACTCGACAAAGCTTTGGATAAATTCTCAGATAACAAAATATGCTCTAACAGTAGTTCTTTAGTTTTTAGATGCgttaaaagaaggaaaggaagaTACCTAAACCTTCGCCGCCCATTGCAACGACTTTTTGATAAGTTTGCATTCCTTCTTCAGTGTTTCTCCTCGGCCATGTCTAAAATTGAGCTCTGCAACACAACAAAGTGGTTAAGAGTGATATCAGCTGCCGATTCAAATataccttttccttttttttttttttttttgttctctttcgTGTGACTCAATTGCAATCCGTTTATGAGAAATTGCATCGATCTCAAATGCCACCAAATTTCTTATCCAGCCTAAAGCGGCATACTCATCCCCTGATTTGGATTGCCGGCATAATCTGTGCTGCCATAGCCCTAGCAGTGATAATCGCAGGCATCGTCATTTTCATCGGCTATGTAACGATCCGCCCTAGGGTGCCTACAATCAGCGTAACCGACGGACATCTCGACAGAATCCGAAGCAGCAGAACCGGCTTGCTTGAAGTCCAGATGAAGATCGTCGTCCGAGCCGAAAATCAAAATGCTAGAGCACACGCAAGCTTCTCACATACCGATTTCGTCCTTATCTTCGACGGCATAGAAATCGCATCACTGGTGGCTCACCGACCGTTCAAAGTGAACAAAATGAGTTACCTGGATTTGCACTTCTTAGTGGAATCGTCGGCGATTCCGCTAAATCCAACGCAGATGCAGCATCTAGGCTGGTCGCTGAAGAGGAATCTGATGCAGTTCGATCTGAAAGGAAGCTCGAGAACTCGATGGAGAGTGGGAGTTCTTGGACCGCTGAAGTTTTGGTGCCGTTTGAACTGCCATCTCAGGTTTTACCCGCGCAATGGAAGCTACATTCCCGCGCCCTGTTCTTCGAGGAATAAGTAATTTGcagaaaacttaaaattttaatttggaaattttaaaagaaacaaatctCCGCCGTTCGTGAAGATCGGGCTAGTATAAGTACGTATAAACCTCAGATTATTGTTagtatcttttttattattattattttattttccaaaataatatctacgcttttatttttatttttttccaaccCTACCGTACCTTTGTTAGAtgaatacgactctccacattggtatgatattgtccactttgagcctgaGCTCTCATggaatagtatgatattgtccactttgagtatgagctctcatggctttcatccctaaattagtcgacaTGGGACTTCCATCCCCTACCATACCTTTGTTAGAtgaatacgactctccacaatggtatgatattgtccactttaagtatgagctctcatggctttcattcctaaattagtcgatgtgggactttacGCTCTACTTTTaaagttctttgttcgacatttgagaactCTATTGACAACGCTAGGTTTAGGGCTactatgttagatgaacacgactctccacaattgtatgatattgtccactttgagcataagctctcatggctttgctttgggattCCCCGAGAggcttcataccaatagaaatggtattatttgattataaactcattatcattccctaaattaactggtggaactttcatccaacgaccttaaataaggttattatgaatattaaaaaatttcgaGGTTTGT
This genomic interval carries:
- the LOC111787566 gene encoding uncharacterized protein LOC111787566 — its product is MQPSPPLISGPSRTLTTTVGPSTMIIQAYHQYLQSYPKFNSFIGYKTHLIGCGRRFPAFATASSGPHVPAASAPSIQSDVGMASRTSVLEKSGIIEEDLEKAIYRCRFMAFLGVFGSLVGSILCFIKGCVHVAASFSEYFVNRGKVIMLLVEAIDVYLLGTVMLVFGTGLYELFISHLGTERTLSKRNIEHRSNLFGLFTLKERPKWMNITTVNELKTKLGHVIVMLLLIGFFDKSKKAAIQSPGDLLCLAASVFLSSGSLFLLSKLTE